One genomic window of Salvia miltiorrhiza cultivar Shanhuang (shh) chromosome 4, IMPLAD_Smil_shh, whole genome shotgun sequence includes the following:
- the LOC131023551 gene encoding uncharacterized protein LOC131023551, with product MSRWKVNKKGKAMPGVPSKVLWYFPPIPRFRRMFRTREIAKELVWHADERKRDGKLRHPADAPAWRLVDNKWPDFGNEPRNLRLALATDGMNPHNMMNSNYSCWPVVLVTYNLPPWLCMKRRFMMLTLLISGPKQPGNDIDVYLAPLIDDLKELWEIGIQAYDAHRSQSFTLRSVLLWTINDFPAYGNLSGCSVKGYKACPICADQTHSKWLPYSRKVSYTGHRQFLPESHPYRRQKKAFDGVQELRAAPKPLSGTEVFERMQACNCVWGKTKGRKISDEVNSKKRKKKDKKEQNETKESVGPSVGNSCFKKKSIFYELEYWQYLHVRHILDVMHIEKNVLESLIGTLLDIPGKTKDGVAARMDLQLLPIAIRGVLPKHVRIAITRLCHFFNDICNKEIDVPRLEVIQKDIVTTLCLLEKYFTPSFFDIMGYVRNRHRPEGCIAESYIVEEAVEYCSEYLANTYTIGIPSSNLKDNLTESSSRATVKVISDEEWEQAHRYVLTNDADIDPYIEAHMAHLTTMFPKKAKIKKWLQEEHNRLFITWMREQVANTAIDSRLRFLSFGPSKRVTQYASYTIDGFVFNTKNRDDFRVAQNSGVSIHASVMQVASSKDKNPIVCDMLFYGRIEEIWELDYTAFRVVVFKCSWVDNKSGVRVDDSGFTLVNLNKLGYKTDSFILGNQAKQVFYIQDPEDEAWSVVLASPNKRYTEEVNRDNMGDISVQLQGFSSTVPVVDSNNASDENEPPCVREDCDVIWVDNANM from the exons ATGTCAAGATGGAAGGTGAATAAGAAAGGTAAGGCTATGCCTGGAGTGCCGTCAAAAGTTCTGTGGTATTTTCCTCCAATACCAAGATTCAGAAGAATGTTTCGTACTCGGGAAATTGCGAAAGAGCTAGTTTGGCATGCAGATGAAAGAAAGCGTGACGGTAAGTTGCGTCATCCAGCTGATGCACCGGCTTGGAGATTAGTAGACAACAAATGGCCCGATTTCGGTAACGAACCCAGAAATCTTAGATTAGCTTTAGCAACAGATGGTATGAATCCACACAATATGATGAATTCTAACTATAGTTGTTGGCCTGTTGTACTTGTCACGTACAACCTTCCTCCGTGGTTATGCATGAAGAGAAGATTTATGATGCTAACTCTATTGATTTCTGGTCCCAAGCAACCCGGGAATGATATTGATGTATACTTGGCACCCCTAATTGATGACTTGAAAGAGTTATGGGAGATAGGCATCCAAGCATATGACGCACATCGTTCTCAAAGCTTCACACTTAGATCGGTTCTATTATGGACAATCAATGATTTTCCTGCCTATGGAAACTTGTCTGGGTGTTCTGTTAAAGGGTATAAAGCATGCCCGATTTGTGCAGATCAAACTCATTCTAAATGGCTACCGTACAGTAGAAAAGTATCTTATACAGGACACCGACAATTTTTACCTGAATCCCATCCATACCGAAGGCAGAAGAAAGCGTTTGACGGCGTACAAGAGTTGCGGGCTGCCCCAAAACCTCTAAGTGGCacagaagtttttgaaagaatgCAAGCATGCAATTGTGTGTGGGGAAAAACAAAGGGCAGAAAAATATCAGATGAAGTGAATTctaagaagagaaagaaaaaggatAAAAAAGAGCAAAATGAGACAAAAGAGTCAGTTGGTCCTTCCGTAGGCAACTCATGTTTCAAGAAAAAGTCAATTTTCTATGAGTTAGAGTATTGGCAATATTTACATGTTCGTCACATACTCGATGTGATGCACATTGAAAAAAATGTTCTAGAAAGTCTAATCGGTACATTGTTGGATATTCCTGGGAAAACGAAGGATGGAGTTGCTGCGAGAATGGATTTG CAATTGCTTCCAATAGCTATTCGTGGTGTTTTGCCTAAGCATGTGAGGATTGCCATTACTAGGTTGTGTCACTTTTTCAATGATATATGCAATAAAGAGATAGATGTGCCTAGGTTGGAAGTAATTCAAAAAGACATAGTGACAACTTTGTGCCTGCTTGAGAAATACTTCACACCTTCATTTTTTGACATCATG GGGTATGTACGCAATCGTCATCGACCAGAAGGGTGTATTGCCGAGTCATATATTGTAGAAGAGGCTGTTGAATATTGCTCGGAATACTTAGCCAATACATACACTATAGGGATCCCATCTTCTAATCTGAAGGACAACCTGACAGAGTCTTCATCAAGAGCTACAGTAAAAGTAATCAGTGATGAAGAATGGGAGCAAGCTCATCGTTATGTGCTAACAAACGATGCCGATATTGATCCCTATATTGA GGCTCACATGGCACATTTGACAACAATGTTTCCTAAGAAAGCTAAGATAAAGAAATGGCTTCAAGAGGAACACAATAGGCTTTTTATTACTTGGATGCGTGAGCAA GTTGCAAATACAGCTATCGACTCTAGATTGAGATTTCTTTCTTTTGGGCCTAGCAAACGTGTAACACAATATGCTAGTTACACTATTGATGGTTTTGTTTTTAATACAAAAAACCGTGATGATTTTAGAGTGGCTCAAAATTCTGGAGTTAGCATACATGCAAGTGTTATGCAAGTTGCTAGTTcgaaagataaaaatccaattGTTTGTGACATGTTATTTTATGGAAGAATTGAGGAAATATGGGAGCTTGATTACACTGCATTCCGTGTTGTAGTATTTAAGTGTAGTTGGGTAGACAACAAAAGTGGCGTAAGAGTGGATGATTCTGGCTTTACCTTAGtgaatttgaataaattagggTACAAGACAGATTCATTTATATTGGGTAATCAAGCTAAACAAGTGTTCTACATTCAAGATCCTGAGGATGAAGCATGGTCTGTAGTTCTTGCTAGTCCCAACAAACGATACACTGAAGAAGTCAATCGTGATAATATGGGAG